The Streptomyces noursei ATCC 11455 sequence CGGCCACCGGGATGGCATGTCCAGGCGGATGGTCGGCTGCCCGTCAGGTCGGCAGTCGAGCGGAGCGAAGGCCGGAAAGCGGCATGCGGCGCGGGGAGATCCCGCTGTCCGTCAGCCACGCGCGGCGCTGCGAGGCCGCTACGCCTCGGGCTTGCGTGCGGCGACCCGCTCGACGACCCCCAACTTGCGCCGCTCCTGGTGCTCGATGATGAATCCGGCCTGCTTGACCAGCGGAAACGGCCTACGGGTCTGATGGTCCCCACACTGTCGCAGCATGGACTTCTCCAGCAGGCGTTGCCAGAAAAGGATCAACCGATGGTGACTGCCCACATGGTCGAGCAACAGCAACCGTCCCCCGGGACGGAGCACCCGATACATGTCGGCGATCACCGCCCGGTGATCGGGCACGCTGCACAGCCCGAGCGTGCAGACAACCGTGTCGAACGAGCCGTCCGGAAGCGGCATCGCGTGGGCCTCTCCTTCCCGCAACTCGACCTCCCGGCCCAATGCAGCGGCATGCTTCCGAGCCAGGTCCAGCATTTCCGGACTCAAGTCGAGCCCGGTCACCGATATCCCGGC is a genomic window containing:
- a CDS encoding class I SAM-dependent methyltransferase, which codes for MTDVTVENERLRTLWKQYAPRYDRDMVRLERMLLDDGRAWVCGQVKGEVLEVAIGSGRNLEFYPAGISVTGLDLSPEMLDLARKHAAALGREVELREGEAHAMPLPDGSFDTVVCTLGLCSVPDHRAVIADMYRVLRPGGRLLLLDHVGSHHRLILFWQRLLEKSMLRQCGDHQTRRPFPLVKQAGFIIEHQERRKLGVVERVAARKPEA